One window from the genome of Salvia miltiorrhiza cultivar Shanhuang (shh) chromosome 7, IMPLAD_Smil_shh, whole genome shotgun sequence encodes:
- the LOC130994872 gene encoding uncharacterized protein At1g76660-like, with protein sequence MRRGANGPDAMETINAAASAIASGETRGDHASSQKRRWGSFWSLYWCFGSPKNKRIGHAILVPESSAAGADSTTAEHSSQAPSIVFPFVAPPSSPASFLPSETPSATQSPSGIFSMTSVSANMYSPGGPASMFAIGPYAHETQLVSPPVFSTFTTEPSTAPYTPPPESVHMTTPSSPEVPFARLLEPNLQNGQRFPFSQYEFQSYQLQPGSPVSHLISPSSGISGSGTSSPFPDREFAAAGHPFFLEFRTGNPPKLLELDKIVLREWESRQASGTVTPDAAGPRSRDNRLLNRQDSNASPVSDYGYRLPNEESAVSHRVSFEITDEEVIRCVEKKPVALQSNTSSQHMAGWLEKANGSSRRREAEEGETERGHQKKRTITLGSSKEFNFENVDEASMGSSEWFVGEEGGGGRSEKWSFFPMMQTGVS encoded by the exons ATGAGAAGAGGAGCGAATGGACCCGACGCGATGGAGACCATTAACGCCGCCGCCTCGGCGATCGCATCTGGGGAGACGCGCGGCGATCATGCTTCGAGTCAG AAAAGAAGGTGGGGAAGCTTCTGGAGCCTTTACTGGTGTTTCGGATCACCCAAGAATAAACGAATCGGGCATGCCATTCTTGTTCCTGAAAGTAGTGCCGCAGGGGCTGATTCCACCACAGCTGAACATTCATCCCAAGCACCTTCGATAGTATTTCCTTTTGTCGCGCCTCCTTCCTCTCCTGCATCCTTCCTTCCTTCTGAAACTCCATCTGCTACTCAGTCACCGAGTGGGATATTCTCAATGACATCCGTATCTGCAAACATGTATTCTCCCGGTGGTCCTGCCTCGATGTTTGCTATCGGTCCTTATGCTCACGAGACCCAGTTAGTTTCTCCTCCAGTCTTCTCTACATTCACCACAGAGCCATCTACTGCCCCCTACACGCCTCCCCCTGAGTCGGTCCACATGACCACACCATCCTCTCCTGAGGTGCCGTTTGCGCGACTTCTCGAACCCAACCTCCAGAACGGTCAGAGATTTCCCTTTTCACAGTATGAATTCCAGTCCTATCAGCTTCAGCCTGGCAGTCCAGTCAGCCATCTGATCTCACCGAGCTCGGGCATCTCCGGTTCAGGCACGTCGTCTCCTTTCCCTGACCGCGAATTCGCAGCTGCCGGACATCCCTTCTTCCTCGAGTTCAGAACTGGGAACCCCCCTAAACTTCTAGAACTCGACAAGATTGTGCTACGCGAATGGGAGTCGCGTCAGGCATCCGGCACGGTAACTCCGGATGCTGCAGGCCCCAGATCGCGCGATAACCGCCTACTGAACCGTCAAGATTCAAATGCCTCTCCGGTTTCAGATTACGGCTACAGGCTGCCAAACGAGGAGAGCGCAGTGAGTCATAGAGTTTCGTTCGAGATAACAGACGAGGAAGTGATAAGATGCGTGGAGAAGAAGCCCGTGGCGCTGCAGTCGAATACAAGCTCACAACACATGGCTGGGTGGCTGGAGAAGGCGAACGGGTCGAGCAGGAGACGGGAGGCGGAGGAGGGGGAGACGGAACGAGGGCATCAGAAGAAGCGGACGATCACCCTAGGATCGAGCAAGGAGTTCAACTTCGAGAACGTGGATGAAGCGAGCATGGGGTCATCAGAGTGGTTCGTCGGGGAGGAGGGAGGAGGAGGACGTAGCGAGAAGTGGTCGTTCTTCCCGATGATGCAGACGGGGGTGAGCTAG